One genomic window of Desulfovibrio desulfuricans includes the following:
- a CDS encoding helix-turn-helix domain-containing protein, which produces MTLVELGAALRVEREKRGLDMEDAANRLKISARLLRALEEGDETSLPPLAYTKGFIRSYASYVGLSAEEVSEALGALEAASEPVAPQNVYEPEMVLTPRRNLKPILAGLFMVCVVAVVLVAWQQGVFDFLSRQTRRLAQPAPLQSAESVDPGNLASRPSAPAAPVQGQAPAQTSAQAQAPAVASQPQGSVAPAQGQAPAQTPGQSSGQTSAQASVQPTGQAAQPAAPGLPPVRGTAANVPAAGTPVSTAPATPAASAAASSAASQGSDVPVGAHKLIITATEECWVHSSADKTDTRQFSLHKGDTFALTFSKSLELKLGNAGGVRLRYDGEELPPAGQSGQVRNLVFPPADRP; this is translated from the coding sequence ATGACCTTAGTGGAATTGGGCGCTGCTTTGCGCGTTGAGCGCGAAAAGCGGGGTCTGGACATGGAAGATGCGGCAAACAGGCTGAAAATCAGCGCCCGTCTTCTGCGCGCTTTGGAGGAAGGGGACGAGACGTCCTTGCCCCCACTGGCGTACACCAAGGGGTTCATCCGTTCATACGCGTCCTATGTTGGCCTTTCGGCTGAGGAAGTCAGCGAGGCGCTTGGCGCGCTTGAAGCCGCTTCCGAGCCTGTTGCACCGCAAAATGTTTATGAGCCCGAAATGGTTCTCACCCCGCGGCGTAACCTCAAGCCCATTTTGGCCGGGCTTTTTATGGTGTGCGTGGTTGCTGTGGTGCTGGTTGCCTGGCAGCAGGGCGTGTTTGATTTTTTGAGTCGGCAGACGCGCCGTCTGGCGCAGCCCGCCCCCTTGCAGAGCGCCGAGTCTGTTGACCCCGGCAATCTGGCCAGTCGGCCTTCTGCCCCGGCTGCTCCCGTTCAGGGGCAGGCCCCGGCCCAGACGTCTGCCCAGGCCCAAGCTCCGGCGGTTGCCAGCCAACCGCAAGGCTCTGTTGCTCCTGCACAGGGACAGGCTCCGGCCCAAACGCCTGGCCAAAGCTCTGGCCAAACTTCTGCACAGGCTTCGGTTCAGCCGACAGGTCAGGCTGCCCAGCCTGCTGCCCCTGGTTTGCCTCCGGTGCGCGGCACGGCCGCAAATGTGCCCGCTGCGGGGACGCCTGTTTCAACGGCTCCGGCGACTCCGGCGGCCTCCGCCGCTGCGTCTTCTGCCGCTTCGCAGGGCAGCGATGTGCCAGTAGGCGCTCACAAGCTTATCATTACCGCCACAGAAGAATGCTGGGTACATTCCAGCGCCGACAAGACCGACACCCGCCAGTTTTCGCTGCATAAGGGCGATACCTTTGCCCTTACGTTCAGTAAGAGCCTGGAATTGAAGCTCGGCAACGCTGGCGGCGTGCGCCTGCGGTATGACGGTGAAGAACTGCCTCCGGCGGGGCAGAGCGGCCAGGTGCGCAATCTGGTGTTTCCCCCTGCGGACAGGCCATGA
- a CDS encoding IscA/HesB family protein, whose product MLELTESAQKELAAFFEGKEKSTIRVYLAPGGCSGPHLALALDAATDEDMSEDQGGFTFCINKELLAQVEGVKIDLSYAGFTVEPTVPLPQTGGGCSSCGGGCGH is encoded by the coding sequence ATGCTTGAACTGACCGAAAGCGCCCAGAAGGAACTGGCGGCCTTTTTTGAAGGTAAGGAAAAAAGCACCATTCGCGTTTACCTCGCCCCCGGCGGGTGCAGCGGGCCGCATCTGGCCCTTGCCCTGGACGCCGCGACGGATGAAGATATGAGCGAAGATCAGGGCGGATTCACCTTCTGCATCAACAAGGAGCTTCTTGCTCAGGTTGAAGGCGTGAAGATTGATCTCTCCTACGCGGGCTTCACAGTTGAACCCACGGTGCCCCTGCCCCAGACGGGCGGTGGTTGCAGCAGCTGCGGCGGCGGCTGCGGCCACTAG
- a CDS encoding SurA N-terminal domain-containing protein: MRASREFNVRKTLILALVICFMTAFGAQAAQINKVAAVVNGQVITMFDLQKNAVPDLMRARINPNDPAQAKAVDAVLRKALDGMIMDILVAQEAKRLKVSISSSEIDSEITKIMKGNNLTKKQFEERLAQQKTSVSELRGNIEKGLIRQRVMAMEVGRRVVVTPDEIKAYYDAHKDTMYDRSGLHMALLVYHPNANAAALAAQIKSGAVSFEEVVRKYSIAPNKENGGDMGAVEWDKLNPEWEARLTSMKPGDVTDIFELQGRKAQVRLYRPGGGEIKMLTFEQAKPMIDGILRQPKAMERFEDYTNQLRSRAVIDIRM; the protein is encoded by the coding sequence TTGCGCGCAAGCAGGGAGTTTAACGTGAGAAAAACGCTTATTTTGGCGCTGGTTATCTGTTTTATGACCGCTTTTGGCGCTCAGGCCGCACAGATCAACAAGGTGGCGGCCGTGGTGAACGGTCAGGTTATCACCATGTTCGATCTGCAGAAAAACGCTGTTCCTGATCTTATGCGGGCGCGTATCAATCCCAACGATCCCGCACAGGCCAAGGCCGTGGACGCCGTGCTGCGCAAGGCGCTGGACGGCATGATCATGGACATTCTGGTTGCGCAGGAAGCCAAGCGTCTCAAGGTTTCCATTTCTTCTTCTGAAATTGACAGCGAAATCACCAAGATCATGAAGGGGAACAACCTCACCAAGAAGCAGTTTGAAGAACGCCTGGCCCAGCAAAAGACCAGTGTCAGCGAACTGCGTGGAAATATTGAAAAAGGCTTGATTCGTCAGCGTGTTATGGCAATGGAAGTGGGCCGCCGGGTTGTTGTGACCCCGGATGAAATCAAGGCCTACTATGATGCGCACAAGGACACCATGTACGACCGCTCAGGCCTGCACATGGCCCTTCTGGTGTATCATCCCAATGCCAACGCTGCGGCTTTGGCTGCGCAGATCAAGTCTGGCGCGGTTTCGTTTGAGGAAGTGGTGCGCAAGTATTCCATCGCTCCCAACAAGGAAAACGGCGGCGACATGGGCGCAGTGGAGTGGGACAAGCTCAACCCCGAGTGGGAGGCCCGCCTCACCAGCATGAAACCCGGCGATGTAACGGATATTTTCGAGCTTCAGGGCCGCAAGGCGCAGGTGCGCCTGTACCGTCCTGGCGGCGGCGAAATCAAGATGCTCACCTTTGAGCAGGCCAAGCCGATGATCGACGGCATCCTGCGCCAGCCCAAGGCTATGGAGCGTTTTGAGGACTACACCAACCAGCTTCGCAGCCGGGCCGTTATTGATATCAGAATGTAG
- the glyQ gene encoding glycine--tRNA ligase subunit alpha, translating into MYFQDVILTLQNYWANQGCVIEQPSGVECGAGTFNPNTFLRVIGPEPWSVAYVEPSRRPTDGRYGENPNRLQRYFQFQVIMKPSPDNVQDLYLQSLKALGINPAQHDIRFVEDDWESPTLGAWGLGWEVWLNGMEVSQFTYFQQVGGIDLSPISVELTYGLERLTMYLQGVESVYDLAWNKNVTYGHIYHQNEVEQSRHNFEASNPEMLLRHFSDFEGQCKALLEQGLPWPAYDYCLKCSHTFNLLDARGAISITERTGYIGRVRALAAGVARLYAAQREELGYPMLKKDAR; encoded by the coding sequence ATGTATTTTCAGGATGTCATTTTAACTTTGCAGAACTACTGGGCCAACCAGGGTTGCGTCATCGAACAGCCTTCGGGTGTGGAATGCGGTGCCGGTACGTTCAACCCCAACACGTTTTTGAGGGTTATTGGGCCGGAACCGTGGAGCGTGGCCTATGTGGAACCCTCCCGCCGTCCTACGGACGGCCGCTACGGCGAAAATCCCAACCGCCTGCAACGGTATTTCCAGTTTCAGGTGATCATGAAGCCCTCGCCGGACAACGTGCAGGATCTGTATCTGCAAAGCCTCAAGGCGCTGGGCATCAATCCCGCGCAGCACGACATCCGTTTTGTGGAAGACGACTGGGAATCCCCCACCCTGGGCGCCTGGGGCCTTGGCTGGGAAGTGTGGCTCAATGGTATGGAAGTGAGCCAGTTCACCTATTTTCAGCAGGTGGGCGGCATTGACCTTTCGCCCATCAGCGTGGAACTGACCTACGGCCTTGAGCGCCTTACCATGTACTTGCAGGGCGTTGAATCCGTGTATGATCTGGCCTGGAACAAAAACGTCACCTACGGTCACATCTACCACCAGAATGAAGTGGAGCAGTCACGCCACAACTTTGAGGCCAGCAATCCTGAAATGCTGTTGCGGCATTTCAGCGATTTTGAAGGTCAGTGCAAAGCCCTGCTGGAGCAGGGGTTGCCTTGGCCTGCCTATGATTACTGCCTCAAGTGCTCGCATACATTCAACCTTCTGGACGCCAGAGGAGCCATCTCCATCACGGAACGCACCGGCTATATCGGCAGGGTGCGCGCCTTGGCGGCTGGAGTGGCGCGACTGTACGCAGCCCAGCGTGAAGAACTGGGCTATCCCATGCTCAAAAAGGATGCGAGGTAA
- the mfd gene encoding transcription-repair coupling factor, whose translation MDTFGALLSSNDRQIYLERSGMVTRCRLACEALDKGRSVALVARTREEFHAARSLVALFSPEISLADPAVVRPAWQWPCLGLPALSQWQDKPSWAARLAALYSLTLGKPRVLVVSVESLLLRYMPVNFFHTRTLELGKGSDYAPELLLEQAVEWGYERVAMVTRPGEMARRGDILDLYPSGYARPVRLEFFGDTLEEMRFFDAETQRSLQGCDELTLLPVSPLAFDARETEATRKRFDRMFAEGRIGENDCYSFKKSLDAGGVGLLPGCAVEAPSLLEDWLPQDCLWLLPGEADSAEALRDGRLALKERLEAEDAPLPQPAALALRKSSQPAPWNVFQRVYAEPLVMGVEERGLDFAERTLHSFSDLFPLAGAQDRPWQHLAAALKEWQGARRQVVLSFSSGRSRAKFLKLAEQDGILPAQRYAPDQRGLFALVSPFRQGADLAWDNSLVLGEDILYPKAEKTPRVSSRVFKGLDSFDDLKAGDLLVHRDYGIGRFAGLHHMDVNAVANDFLLIEYSGRDKLYVPADRMGLIQRFKGSEGVEPALDRLGGTGWTSGKEKARKAIEKIAADLVEMYAYRKVTKGFRYDPPGELYHEFEATFGFEETPDQAKAIQDVLDDMDKSQPMDRLVCGDVGFGKTEVALRAAFRAASEGRQVVLLCPTTVLAEQHYQTFRARLAGFPVNVGLLSRFVTRPRQKEVLKAAATGQVDILIGTHRVLSSDVKLPNLALLILDEEQRFGVRHKEKLKALKKNVDVLTLTATPIPRTLQLSMSGIRELSIIETAPQDRKPVASAVLRRDDSVLRKVLEREIEREGQVFWVYNRVQGLERVAEYVRTLVPKARVGMAHGQMSETELEDTMHKFWHGELDVLVCTSIVESGLDFPRANTLVVDQAQMFGLGQLYQLRGRVGRSDRQAYAFFVVPDAERLTSIAEERLRIIMDMDYLGAGFQVAMEDLRLRGAGNILGEVQSGHMCRVGLDLYLEMLEEAVGRLKGTPEAQTVETELTLGLPAHIPASYIEDGRERLRCYKTLTSATGGAAREEAALGIRDRFGPFPEELRNFLAVLDFKQFLTELQVQKADVHINHVRLVWPDGQTAVQPERIVALTASMKDARMLPPAGLHLPMPSGVSFPEGLDRLRTALEGIRVKAGA comes from the coding sequence ATGGACACTTTCGGCGCATTGCTCTCAAGCAACGACAGGCAGATATATCTGGAACGTAGCGGCATGGTCACGCGCTGCCGCCTTGCCTGCGAGGCTCTGGACAAAGGGCGCAGCGTGGCCCTTGTGGCCCGCACCCGCGAAGAATTTCACGCGGCCCGCTCCCTTGTGGCCCTTTTTTCTCCCGAAATTTCTCTGGCGGATCCGGCAGTTGTGCGCCCTGCGTGGCAGTGGCCCTGCCTGGGGCTGCCTGCCCTGAGCCAATGGCAGGACAAACCCTCATGGGCTGCCCGGCTTGCCGCGCTGTATTCTCTCACCCTTGGCAAGCCGCGTGTGCTGGTGGTCAGTGTTGAAAGCCTGCTGCTGCGCTACATGCCGGTCAATTTTTTCCACACGCGCACGCTGGAGCTTGGCAAGGGCAGCGATTACGCCCCCGAGCTGCTGCTGGAGCAGGCGGTGGAGTGGGGGTACGAGCGCGTTGCCATGGTCACGCGCCCCGGCGAAATGGCCCGGCGCGGCGACATCCTTGATCTGTACCCCTCTGGCTATGCCCGACCTGTAAGGCTGGAATTTTTTGGCGACACGCTGGAGGAAATGCGCTTTTTTGACGCGGAGACCCAACGCTCCTTGCAGGGCTGCGATGAACTGACCCTTCTGCCTGTTAGCCCGCTGGCCTTTGATGCGCGCGAGACAGAGGCTACTCGCAAGCGCTTTGACCGCATGTTTGCCGAAGGCCGCATTGGCGAAAACGACTGTTATTCCTTTAAAAAATCACTGGATGCTGGCGGCGTGGGCCTACTGCCCGGTTGCGCCGTGGAAGCTCCCAGCCTGCTGGAAGACTGGCTGCCGCAGGACTGCCTGTGGCTGCTGCCCGGCGAGGCCGACAGTGCCGAGGCCCTGCGGGATGGCCGCCTTGCCCTCAAGGAACGTCTGGAGGCCGAGGACGCGCCCTTGCCCCAACCGGCGGCGCTGGCCCTGCGCAAAAGCTCGCAGCCCGCGCCGTGGAACGTCTTTCAGCGCGTGTACGCCGAACCTCTGGTCATGGGGGTGGAAGAACGCGGTCTGGATTTTGCGGAAAGAACCCTGCATTCCTTCAGCGATCTTTTTCCTCTTGCTGGCGCGCAGGATCGCCCATGGCAGCATCTGGCCGCCGCTCTCAAAGAATGGCAGGGCGCGCGCAGACAGGTGGTGCTGAGTTTTTCTTCCGGTAGAAGCCGCGCAAAGTTTCTGAAACTGGCGGAACAGGATGGCATTCTCCCCGCGCAGCGTTACGCGCCAGATCAGCGCGGCCTTTTCGCCCTTGTTTCACCCTTCCGTCAGGGCGCGGATCTGGCGTGGGACAACTCCCTGGTTCTGGGCGAGGATATCCTGTACCCCAAGGCGGAAAAAACACCCCGCGTTTCTTCGCGCGTCTTCAAGGGGCTGGATTCCTTTGACGATCTCAAGGCTGGCGATCTGCTGGTGCACCGCGATTACGGCATTGGCCGTTTTGCCGGTCTGCATCACATGGACGTCAACGCCGTTGCCAACGATTTTCTGCTCATCGAATACTCCGGGCGCGACAAGCTCTATGTGCCTGCCGACCGCATGGGGCTTATCCAGCGGTTCAAGGGTTCGGAAGGTGTAGAGCCCGCTCTGGACCGGCTGGGCGGCACGGGCTGGACTTCGGGCAAGGAGAAGGCCCGCAAGGCTATTGAAAAGATCGCCGCCGACCTTGTGGAAATGTATGCCTACCGCAAGGTGACCAAGGGCTTCCGCTATGACCCTCCGGGCGAGCTGTACCACGAATTTGAGGCGACCTTTGGTTTTGAGGAAACGCCCGATCAGGCCAAGGCCATTCAGGACGTGCTGGACGACATGGACAAATCCCAGCCCATGGACAGGCTCGTGTGCGGCGACGTGGGCTTCGGCAAGACGGAAGTTGCCCTGCGCGCAGCCTTCCGCGCCGCTTCCGAGGGGCGGCAGGTGGTGCTGCTTTGCCCCACCACGGTGCTTGCCGAACAGCATTATCAGACCTTTCGCGCGCGTCTGGCGGGCTTTCCCGTCAATGTGGGGCTGCTCAGCCGTTTTGTGACGCGCCCAAGGCAAAAGGAAGTGCTCAAGGCTGCCGCCACCGGGCAGGTGGACATTCTCATCGGCACCCACCGCGTGCTTTCAAGCGACGTCAAACTGCCCAATCTTGCCTTGCTGATTCTGGACGAAGAACAGCGTTTTGGCGTGCGCCACAAGGAAAAACTCAAGGCCCTCAAAAAGAACGTGGATGTGCTCACCCTGACGGCCACGCCCATTCCGCGCACTTTGCAGCTTTCCATGTCCGGCATACGTGAGCTTTCCATCATTGAAACCGCGCCGCAGGATCGCAAGCCTGTGGCTTCGGCCGTGCTGCGGCGGGATGATTCCGTGCTGCGCAAGGTGCTTGAGCGGGAGATTGAGCGCGAAGGGCAGGTGTTCTGGGTTTACAACCGCGTGCAGGGGCTGGAGCGGGTGGCCGAATACGTGCGCACCCTTGTGCCCAAGGCCCGGGTGGGCATGGCGCACGGGCAGATGTCTGAAACCGAGCTTGAAGATACCATGCACAAATTCTGGCATGGCGAGCTTGATGTGCTGGTATGCACCTCCATTGTTGAATCCGGGCTGGATTTTCCCCGCGCCAATACACTGGTGGTGGATCAGGCCCAGATGTTCGGCCTTGGGCAGCTCTACCAGCTGCGGGGCCGCGTGGGCCGCAGCGACAGGCAGGCCTACGCCTTTTTTGTGGTGCCGGATGCGGAGCGCCTTACCTCCATTGCGGAGGAACGCCTGCGCATCATCATGGATATGGATTACCTGGGGGCCGGTTTTCAGGTCGCCATGGAAGACCTGCGCCTGCGCGGCGCGGGCAATATCCTCGGCGAAGTGCAGTCGGGCCACATGTGCCGCGTGGGCCTTGACCTGTACCTTGAAATGCTTGAGGAGGCCGTTGGCCGCCTCAAGGGCACGCCAGAGGCGCAGACCGTGGAAACGGAACTTACTTTGGGCTTGCCTGCGCATATTCCCGCATCGTACATTGAGGACGGGCGCGAAAGACTGCGCTGCTACAAAACGCTCACATCCGCCACTGGCGGCGCTGCGCGTGAAGAAGCGGCCCTCGGCATACGCGACAGGTTTGGCCCTTTCCCCGAAGAACTGCGCAATTTTCTTGCCGTGCTGGACTTCAAGCAGTTCCTCACCGAGTTGCAGGTGCAAAAGGCCGATGTGCACATCAACCATGTGCGGCTTGTCTGGCCGGACGGGCAGACCGCCGTGCAGCCCGAGCGCATTGTAGCCCTTACGGCTTCCATGAAGGACGCGCGCATGCTGCCGCCTGCGGGGCTGCACCTGCCGATGCCGTCTGGTGTTTCGTTCCCCGAGGGGCTGGACAGGTTGCGTACCGCCCTTGAGGGTATCCGTGTTAAAGCCGGGGCATAG
- the glyS gene encoding glycine--tRNA ligase subunit beta: MATFVLEIGSEELPSRFLAPEEGELASRFSGALDEAGLEYGALRVMSTPRRAVVIVENLNPVQVEREEVVSGPPVRVAYDAEGKPTKALEGFVRTNACALEDVFRVETDKGEYVAVRKRTGGAPAAGLLADICPSVITALSFQKRMRWGAYSLAYARPLRWILALLDDEVVPFSVGPMTSGRETCGHRIHGAGPFAVAHANEFMATLAGPCAITIDPAQRRNVIIEGGNAQAAAAGGKVLWKDSLLDEVQGLAEHPVPLLADFDPAYLEVPREVLLTSMESHQKSFGIEGANGELLPHFLTVLNLTPEDMGVVKRGWERVLRARLEDARFFWQADLRDTFDHWLQKLDTVIFIGGLGSMGDKTRRLEALCRWLAESCAPELADDAARAGRLSKADLVSGLVGEFDTLQGIMGGIYAGRKGESKAVAEALGEQYLPAGPDSPLPKSLAGALLSMADKADTLAGCFGLGMIPTGAADPNGLRRCALGIIRIMLDFGLAVDVRQFFAKAQQLYGDRQWKLAPHDALDKLMEFFAARLRNYFMSQGQDTLLVDAALGAGAEDVKDCGARLAALAAFSQTADYEPAVQTFKRVANILRKQGQAEELSDHWDPALLREDAEKALASTLEEMLPRLDALWAAHDHAAALACLSAVRPAVDAFFAGVMVMCDDADLRRNRLSMLRGLGSRFARLADFSALQM, translated from the coding sequence GTGGCGACCTTTGTGCTTGAAATCGGCAGCGAAGAGTTGCCTTCCCGTTTTCTGGCCCCCGAAGAAGGGGAGCTGGCCTCCCGTTTTAGCGGCGCTCTGGACGAGGCCGGGCTTGAATACGGCGCGCTGCGCGTCATGAGCACGCCCCGGCGCGCGGTGGTGATTGTTGAAAATCTCAACCCTGTGCAGGTGGAGAGGGAAGAGGTGGTCTCCGGCCCGCCCGTGCGCGTGGCCTATGACGCCGAAGGCAAGCCCACCAAGGCCCTTGAGGGTTTTGTGCGCACCAATGCCTGCGCTCTTGAAGACGTTTTTCGTGTGGAAACGGACAAGGGCGAATACGTGGCCGTGCGCAAACGCACCGGCGGCGCGCCCGCAGCCGGCTTGCTTGCTGATATCTGCCCCTCGGTGATTACCGCGCTTTCGTTCCAGAAACGCATGCGCTGGGGTGCATATTCGCTGGCCTATGCCCGTCCGCTGCGCTGGATACTGGCGTTGCTTGACGATGAAGTGGTGCCCTTTTCCGTTGGCCCCATGACCTCTGGTCGTGAGACCTGCGGGCACCGCATCCACGGCGCTGGCCCCTTTGCTGTGGCGCATGCCAATGAATTTATGGCCACCCTCGCCGGACCCTGCGCCATTACCATTGATCCTGCCCAACGCCGCAATGTCATCATTGAGGGCGGCAATGCCCAGGCGGCTGCCGCTGGTGGCAAGGTGCTGTGGAAAGACAGCCTGCTGGACGAAGTGCAGGGCCTTGCCGAGCACCCGGTGCCGCTGCTGGCCGATTTTGATCCCGCCTATCTTGAGGTGCCGCGCGAAGTGCTGCTTACTAGCATGGAAAGCCACCAGAAGAGCTTTGGTATTGAAGGAGCCAACGGCGAACTGCTGCCGCATTTTCTCACCGTGCTGAACCTCACCCCCGAGGACATGGGCGTGGTCAAGCGCGGCTGGGAACGCGTGCTGCGTGCCCGGCTTGAAGACGCCCGCTTTTTCTGGCAGGCCGACCTGCGCGATACCTTTGATCACTGGCTGCAAAAGCTGGATACGGTCATCTTTATCGGCGGGCTTGGCAGCATGGGCGACAAAACCCGCAGGCTTGAAGCTCTGTGCCGCTGGCTTGCCGAAAGCTGCGCGCCCGAGCTTGCTGACGATGCCGCGCGCGCCGGACGCCTTTCAAAGGCGGATCTGGTGAGCGGCCTTGTGGGCGAGTTTGATACCCTTCAGGGTATCATGGGCGGCATCTATGCAGGCCGCAAAGGCGAGAGCAAGGCCGTGGCCGAAGCTCTGGGCGAACAGTATCTGCCCGCCGGGCCGGATTCTCCGCTGCCCAAGAGCCTTGCTGGCGCGCTGCTCTCTATGGCGGACAAGGCCGACACCCTCGCGGGTTGCTTCGGCCTCGGCATGATCCCCACTGGCGCTGCCGACCCCAACGGCCTGCGGCGCTGTGCGCTGGGCATCATCCGCATCATGCTCGATTTCGGTCTTGCGGTTGACGTGCGGCAGTTCTTTGCCAAGGCGCAACAGCTTTATGGCGATCGCCAGTGGAAGCTTGCCCCGCACGATGCCCTGGACAAGCTCATGGAATTTTTTGCGGCGCGTTTGCGCAACTATTTCATGAGTCAGGGACAGGACACGCTGCTGGTGGATGCGGCCCTTGGCGCGGGCGCAGAAGACGTGAAGGACTGCGGCGCTCGTCTTGCTGCGCTGGCGGCCTTTAGTCAGACGGCGGACTACGAACCTGCGGTGCAGACCTTCAAGCGCGTTGCCAATATCCTGCGCAAGCAGGGTCAGGCCGAGGAACTTTCTGACCACTGGGATCCTGCCTTGCTGCGTGAAGACGCGGAAAAGGCGCTGGCATCCACGCTGGAAGAAATGCTGCCCCGCCTTGATGCCCTGTGGGCCGCTCACGATCATGCCGCGGCACTGGCCTGCCTGAGCGCGGTGCGCCCCGCTGTGGACGCCTTTTTTGCTGGTGTGATGGTTATGTGCGATGATGCGGATCTGCGCCGCAACAGGTTGAGCATGCTGCGCGGCCTTGGCTCGCGGTTTGCGCGTCTGGCCGATTTTTCGGCCTTGCAGATGTAG
- the recO gene encoding DNA repair protein RecO: MTEWADHALVLRIGHFREADLWLKMLCRKHGLLTLFAFGGSRSRRRFCGCLDVLNSLHCRVKASGRGSFLNLEEAVLLGGPQSLRGNWRRMGLAANCLRFVEALGVNDEGADEAFLLVEDLRKTLEEAENVPSLLPQFFRLRFAGVLGFAPDLGRCGTCGATITGPAQFVVDEAQLRCPSCRATAGPARYGVELGASGLDLLRHVQQEFPSGWHAEELPAADRRACAKVIDGFVQYHLGLSWEGGYFRHV, from the coding sequence ATGACCGAATGGGCAGATCACGCGCTTGTGCTGCGAATCGGGCACTTTCGCGAGGCAGATCTGTGGCTGAAAATGCTTTGTCGCAAACACGGCCTGCTGACGCTGTTCGCCTTTGGCGGCAGCCGCAGCAGGCGTCGTTTTTGCGGCTGCCTGGATGTACTCAACAGCCTGCATTGCAGGGTAAAAGCCTCGGGGCGCGGCAGCTTTCTCAATCTTGAGGAAGCCGTGCTGCTGGGTGGGCCGCAAAGCTTGCGCGGAAACTGGCGGCGCATGGGGCTGGCGGCCAACTGCCTGCGGTTTGTGGAAGCGCTTGGCGTTAACGACGAAGGCGCGGACGAGGCCTTTCTGCTGGTTGAAGATTTGCGCAAGACGCTTGAAGAAGCGGAAAACGTGCCTTCGCTGCTGCCCCAGTTTTTCCGCCTGCGGTTTGCTGGCGTTTTGGGTTTTGCGCCCGATCTGGGCCGATGCGGCACCTGCGGCGCAACCATAACCGGCCCCGCGCAATTTGTGGTTGACGAGGCCCAGTTGCGCTGCCCCTCGTGCCGCGCGACAGCAGGGCCAGCGAGGTATGGCGTGGAACTGGGCGCGTCCGGGCTTGACCTTTTGCGTCATGTGCAGCAAGAATTTCCCTCCGGCTGGCATGCGGAAGAACTGCCTGCGGCAGATCGGCGCGCCTGCGCCAAGGTTATTGACGGTTTTGTGCAATATCACCTGGGTCTCTCGTGGGAAGGGGGCTACTTTCGCCACGTGTGA
- a CDS encoding peptidylprolyl isomerase, which yields MQPLIALARFFQIGARSARLARPLGVALACCFCLLLAACFETRLPDGVVATVNGEPISLRRLQTLLDSRSPSLGAMRTPSLENMRREYGEGLGTLIIYALVRQDLQRLQMSVSPAMLETAVAEVRNDYGGADGLEKYLAEESIDSSEWRALLLDHLSMLTFEKRVLAAGIRVSLPELRDYYQTHEDDFQMPETLRVCLISGESRKDVEGFCAVFPGGINEARGKVQLQCQNVRPTDLPQGWRKAAAGLKPGQCAPARLEEGLWRSLGLIESRPPAHISLAEAYPLVEGILREQKMSEAFERWLEKALADSVIMVGKELVPDLLAPPAAHSGGQSSDAPAVPDVSGATEDIKAPPPGKDDVYEGDVLEGSHDPKANGALENQGHNPEAAPASKASGDQQRKRDNGGSARRR from the coding sequence ATGCAGCCCCTCATAGCTTTGGCGCGTTTTTTCCAGATCGGCGCTCGGTCTGCCCGGCTGGCCCGCCCACTAGGCGTGGCGCTGGCCTGTTGTTTTTGCCTGTTGCTGGCGGCCTGTTTTGAAACCCGCCTCCCCGACGGCGTGGTGGCTACCGTCAACGGCGAGCCCATCAGCCTGCGCAGATTGCAGACCCTGCTCGACAGCCGTTCTCCCTCCCTTGGGGCCATGCGCACTCCTTCACTGGAAAATATGCGGCGCGAATACGGCGAAGGGCTGGGCACACTGATCATTTACGCTCTGGTGCGGCAGGATTTGCAGCGGCTCCAGATGTCGGTCAGCCCTGCCATGCTGGAAACAGCCGTGGCAGAAGTAAGGAATGATTACGGCGGCGCTGACGGGCTGGAAAAATATCTGGCCGAAGAATCAATTGACTCTTCAGAATGGCGGGCTTTGCTGCTTGACCATCTTTCCATGCTCACATTTGAAAAGCGGGTTCTTGCAGCGGGCATCCGTGTTTCTCTGCCCGAACTGCGCGACTACTACCAGACCCACGAAGACGATTTTCAGATGCCGGAAACCCTGCGCGTGTGCCTGATTTCTGGCGAATCGCGCAAGGACGTGGAAGGCTTTTGCGCTGTGTTTCCCGGTGGCATAAATGAAGCGCGCGGCAAAGTGCAGCTCCAGTGCCAGAATGTGCGGCCAACCGATCTGCCCCAGGGATGGCGCAAGGCCGCTGCCGGTCTGAAGCCGGGCCAGTGCGCGCCCGCGCGGCTGGAGGAAGGCCTGTGGCGCAGCCTTGGCCTGATTGAAAGCCGCCCGCCAGCGCACATCAGTCTGGCGGAGGCCTATCCGCTGGTGGAAGGCATCCTGCGGGAGCAGAAGATGTCCGAGGCTTTTGAGCGCTGGCTTGAAAAGGCTCTGGCCGATTCTGTCATCATGGTGGGCAAGGAGCTTGTCCCCGATCTGCTAGCGCCCCCGGCGGCCCACTCTGGCGGGCAGAGCAGCGATGCCCCGGCCGTGCCGGATGTTTCTGGCGCTACGGAGGACATTAAGGCGCCGCCCCCAGGCAAGGATGATGTTTACGAGGGCGATGTGCTTGAAGGTTCCCACGATCCCAAGGCCAATGGAGCATTGGAAAATCAGGGGCATAATCCCGAAGCGGCCCCTGCTTCAAAAGCCTCGGGCGACCAGCAGCGCAAGCGCGACAACGGTGGCTCCGCGCGGCGGCGTTGA